The following proteins are encoded in a genomic region of Arachis ipaensis cultivar K30076 chromosome B02, Araip1.1, whole genome shotgun sequence:
- the LOC107622530 gene encoding CASP-like protein 2D1, which yields MLKLFDSSLRLFVVPLSVATIWITVTNKEDNSSYGMLKYSNLSGLKYMVFISALCAGYALVAVACSWVKYAVSKAWIFFISDQILAYLVVTSVAAVMEIYYLAYNGAKEDSWSEACSSYGKFCNRVKLALILHFFTFGCFLVLAVISAFRAFSLFDPPLLNSQEVEQVRG from the exons ATGCTGAAGCTTTTTGATTCATCTCTGAGGCTCTTTGTGGTTCCTCTGTCTGTGGCAACCATATGGATTACTGTGACTAACAAGGAGGATAATAGCAGCTATGGAATGTTGAAGTATAGCAATCTCTCAGGTCTCAA GTATATGGTTTTCATCAGTGCCCTTTGTGCTGGTTATGCTCTTGTTGCTGTAGCATGCTCTTGGGTCAAATATGCAGTATCTAAAGCATGGATTTTCTTTATCTCTGATCAG ATTTTAGCTTATTTAGTTGTCACATCAGTTGCTGCAGTAATGGAGATATATTACCTAGCTTATAATGGAGCTAAAGAAGATTCATGGAGTGAAGCTTGCAGTTCCTATGGCAAGTTCTGCAATAGAGTGAAGTTGGCTTTGATTCTACACTTTTTTACCTTTGGCTGCTTCTTGGTTTTGGCAGTGATTTCAGCTTTTAGAGCATTTAGTTTATTTGATCCTCCTCTTCTGAATTCTCAAGAGGTGGAACAAGTTAGAGGCTAA